In Amaranthus tricolor cultivar Red isolate AtriRed21 chromosome 3, ASM2621246v1, whole genome shotgun sequence, a single window of DNA contains:
- the LOC130808393 gene encoding uncharacterized mitochondrial protein AtMg00810-like — translation MGKHIIFVAVYVDDILLTGNHLDEMHSLKAFLHSTFKIKDLGSLHYFLGIEILKVSHGIIMTQRKFAAELLKEFDHLTATPAQCPLEARLQLRNDSGIPIKDPTIYRKLVGKLNYLTNTRPDLAYAVQFLSQFLQDPREPHWQAALHTLRYLRQDYTKGILLNASSDMKLEAYCDSDWASCHNTRRSVSGYFILLGGSPISWKSKKQTTVSLSSAEAEYRSMRRVTAELAWLTRLLHEFTIPTVIPVPLKCDNQAAIYIAKNPVYHERTKHIALDCHFVREKLQDGLISLSYIPTKQQLADIFTKSLSWPDHHLLVSKLGMSSPSNLRGGVRYT, via the coding sequence ATGGGCAAGCATATTATATTTGTAGCagtatatgtggatgatattttACTGACTGGCAATCATTTGGATGAAATGCATTCTCTAAAAGCCTTCTTGCATTCTACTTTCAAGATAAAAGATTTGGGATCCTTACATTATTTTCTTGGCATTGAAATATTAAAGGTTTCTCATGGTATAATCATGACACAGAGAAAATTTGCAGCAGAACTATTAAAAGAATTTGATCATCTCACTGCTACTCCTGCTCAATGTCCTTTGGAAGCTAGACTCCAATTGAGAAATGATTCCGGCATACCCATTAAAGATCCTACTATATACAGAAAATTGGTTGGCAAATTGAATTACTTAACCAACACAAGACCAGATCTTGCATATGCTGTACAATTTTTGAGTCAATTCTTGCAAGATCCTCGAGAACCTCATTGGCAAGCTGCTTTGCATACCTTAAGATATTTAAGGCAGGATTATACTAAAGGAATCCTTCTCAATGCATCTTCTGATATGAAACTTGAAGCATATTGTGATTCAGATTGGGCCTCTTGTCACAATACCAGGAGATCAGTCAGTGGGTATTTCATTCTTCTGGGTGGCAGTCCCATTTCATGGAAAAGCAAGAAGCAAACTACAGTTTCTTTAAGCTCTGCGGAGGCTGAATATAGATCAATGCGAAGGGTTACAGCTGAACTTGCATGGCTTACCAGGTTATTACATGAGTTTACCATACCTACGGTTATTCCAGTGCCTCTTAAATGTGATAACCAAGCTGCTATTTACATTGCCAAGAACCCAGTCTATCATGAGCGCACTAAACATATTGCCCTGGATTGCCATTTCGTGCGAGAAAAATTGCAAGATGGCTTGATCAGTTTGTCCTACATTCCCACAAAACAACAGTTGGCTGACATTTTTACCAAAAGCCTCTCTTGGCCCGATCATCATCTTCTGGTTTCCAAGTTGGGGATGTCATCACCCTCCAACTTGCGGGGGGGTGTTAGATATACATag
- the LOC130807802 gene encoding salicylic acid-binding protein 2-like, translated as MEKSNSCCKKHLVLVHGACHGAWAWYKVKPLLEAAGHGVTVLDMAASGIHPKKIHDLQTIHDYSEPLIQLIASLPDDQKVILVGHSLGGINLALVMEMFPHKIEIAIFVTAFLPDTQHTPSFIFDQFVTRLAGGGESYWLDTKFEGSGDPKETLTTMLFGPQFLSKRLYQFSPPEDFELAMTLKKTSSLFLHDLWKSEAKLTKERYGSVRTVYVICDQDQGILVNFQRWMIQNHGVKEVKELKGSDHMPMFCMPKKLCDCLMEIIAQK; from the exons ATGGAAAAGTCAAACTCTTGTTGCAAGAAGCATTTGGTGCTAGTACATGGTGCATGCCATGGAGCATGGGCTTGGTACAAGGTCAAGCCTCTTCTTGAGGCTGCGGGCCACGGTGTGACGGTGCTCGATATGGCGGCCTCAGGGATTCACCCCAAAAAGATCCATGATCTCCAAACAATCCATGACTATTCTGAGCCATTGATTCAGCTGATTGCATCACTTCCTGATGATCAAAAGGTCATTCTTGTAGGGCATAGCCTTGGAGGAATCAACTTAGCTTTAGTTATGGAAATGTTTCCTCACAAGATTGAAATTGCAATTTTTGTAACTGCTTTTTTGCCTGATACTCAACATACACCCTCCTTTATCTTTGATCAG TTTGTTACAAGGCTGGCGGGTGGAGGCGAAAGTTATTGGTTGGACACAAAGTTTGAGGGCTCCGGTGACCCAAAGGAGACTCTCACCACAATGTTATTTGGCCCACAATTTTTGTCGAAAAGGCTTTATCAATTTTCTCCACCCGAG GATTTTGAACTTGCtatgacattaaaaaaaacGTCATCATTATTCCTTCATGATCTATGGAAGTCAGAGGCAAAGTTAACCAAAGAGAGGTATGGATCAGTTCGGACTGTTTATGTGATTTGTGATCAAGATCAAGGAATTCTAGTTAATTTTCAACGGTGGATGATTCAAAATCATGGGGTGAAGGAGGTGAAGGAACTTAAGGGATCAGATCATATGCCAATGTTTTgcatgccaaaaaagctttgtGACTGTTTGATGGAGATCATTGCCCAAAAGTAG